The following coding sequences are from one Halomonas sp. HAL1 window:
- a CDS encoding FAD-dependent monooxygenase, with the protein MRPEGKGELDSLYFDYPHFPFVCPAELKGERKQHRVAIVGAGPVGVAAALELARQGVQSVLLDDKSTLNDGSRAICLSRHSLEILQQLGVEQRFIDKALGWTRGRSYFHDQEVYRFEMPHSEHERFLPMYNLQQQYIEQFLVDKALESPLIEMRWQQAVNDVTQHDTGVTLRVSTPEGEYQLEADFLLAADGGRSVVRKSFNLPLHGESYEGRYVIADVRMTSDFPTERRAFFSPSVMPESTLLVHKQPDDIWRIDYQLLPNESPEQAVTESAIRERVGMIIEMLGEEGEWELEWWSLYKAYTLALDDYRHGRVLFIGDSAHLVPIFGVRGLNNGLADAVNAAWKLAWVLKGEASEKLLDSYSPERRGATLEVFANAGKSTRFMTPPSQGYRLMRDAALSLALRNDYASRFADPRQVTPYTYAESPVTVGDDADFSAGPMPGAPLINRRLGENNFLLDHLGTGFNLLVFSEDGSVSPELQAALAVLQEHYYGLDVLVIARHASTAFFTTLIDQQGACFDGYDASPGSAYLVRPDRHITARWKALEAASISAAFKTALGE; encoded by the coding sequence ATGCGACCAGAAGGCAAGGGTGAGCTTGATTCGTTGTATTTCGATTATCCGCATTTCCCCTTTGTATGTCCCGCTGAATTGAAAGGTGAAAGAAAGCAGCACCGGGTCGCCATTGTTGGGGCTGGCCCCGTTGGCGTCGCCGCCGCGCTGGAGCTGGCGCGTCAAGGCGTTCAGTCAGTACTGCTTGATGATAAGTCGACGCTCAACGATGGTTCCAGGGCGATCTGCCTTTCCCGTCATAGCTTGGAAATACTCCAACAATTAGGAGTTGAGCAGCGGTTTATCGACAAAGCGCTTGGCTGGACGCGAGGGCGCTCTTATTTTCATGATCAGGAGGTATACCGTTTTGAGATGCCACATTCAGAACACGAGCGCTTTCTGCCGATGTACAACCTACAGCAGCAGTATATTGAGCAGTTTCTGGTCGATAAGGCGCTGGAAAGCCCCTTAATCGAAATGCGCTGGCAGCAGGCAGTTAACGATGTCACGCAGCATGACACCGGCGTGACACTGCGTGTTTCCACCCCAGAGGGGGAGTATCAACTGGAGGCTGACTTTCTGCTGGCGGCGGATGGTGGACGCAGTGTTGTGCGCAAGTCGTTTAATCTGCCCTTGCACGGTGAGTCCTATGAAGGGCGCTATGTGATTGCTGATGTACGCATGACGTCTGACTTTCCGACCGAGCGCAGGGCTTTTTTTAGTCCTTCGGTGATGCCCGAATCTACCCTGTTAGTGCATAAACAGCCTGATGATATCTGGCGTATCGACTATCAACTGTTGCCGAATGAAAGCCCCGAACAGGCCGTTACCGAGAGCGCTATTCGCGAACGCGTTGGTATGATCATCGAGATGCTAGGCGAAGAGGGAGAGTGGGAGCTTGAGTGGTGGAGCCTTTACAAAGCCTACACGCTGGCCCTCGACGATTATCGCCATGGCCGCGTACTGTTTATTGGCGACAGTGCCCATTTAGTCCCCATTTTTGGTGTGCGTGGGCTTAACAACGGGCTGGCCGATGCGGTTAACGCCGCCTGGAAGCTAGCCTGGGTGCTCAAAGGCGAGGCTTCCGAGAAACTGTTGGATAGCTATAGTCCAGAACGGCGTGGTGCCACATTGGAGGTCTTCGCGAATGCTGGTAAGAGCACCCGCTTTATGACCCCACCGAGTCAGGGGTATCGATTGATGCGAGATGCCGCGTTATCGTTGGCTCTACGTAACGACTACGCAAGCCGTTTTGCCGACCCTAGGCAGGTTACACCCTATACCTATGCTGAAAGCCCGGTGACAGTAGGTGATGACGCCGATTTTAGCGCTGGCCCGATGCCAGGCGCACCGTTAATCAATCGCCGATTAGGCGAAAACAACTTCTTGCTCGACCACTTGGGAACGGGGTTTAACCTGCTGGTGTTTAGTGAGGATGGCAGCGTATCGCCTGAGTTACAGGCCGCCTTGGCTGTTCTTCAGGAGCACTACTACGGCCTGGATGTGCTGGTGATTGCTCGCCATGCCAGTACGGCGTTTTTTACCACCTTGATTGATCAACAGGGCGCCTGCTTCGATGGCTATGACGCCAGCCCTGGAAGTGCCTACTTAGTGCGACCTGACCGTCATATCACGGCTCGGTGGAAAGCACTTGAAGCTGCTTCTATCAGTGCCGCCTTCAAGACAGCTCTGGGAGAATAG
- a CDS encoding indolepyruvate ferredoxin oxidoreductase family protein — translation MTTPSIAEQAGSLTQTLDIALDDYELADRYTRGEGRVFLTGTQALVRIALRQAELDRRDDRHTAGLISGYRGSPLGGVDQEIWRAKAAMEEHHIDFVPAINEDLAATMMLGCQQVETDPDKQVDGVFGMWYGKGPGVDRAGDALKHGNAYGSSPTGGVLVVAGDDHGCVSSSMPHQSDVAFMAWFMPVVSPASLAEYERFGLWGYALSRFSGCWVGFKAVSETVESGASVDVPPLPEYVTPDFEMPEGGLHYRWPDLPGPQLETRLEHKLAAVQAFATANPIDQYLFRQEQATFGLVTTGKGHLDLLESLRLLGLDEAKLRELGVEIYKVGMVWPLHRPGILEFIHGKREVLVIEEKRGIIESQLKEYMSEPDHPGEVIVTGKQDETGKPLIPFVGELGPRLLAGFVAERLERFFKIDFSDKLATVDACQAGVKELGGVRRMPYFCSGCPHNSSTKVPEGSKALAGIGCHFMASWMDRSTESLIQMGGEGVNWVGKSRFTGNGHIFQNLGEGTWFHSGSMAVRQAVAANVNITYKILFNDAVAMTGGQPVDGQINVPMIARQSLDEGVRRVMVVSDEPDKYRGHEKEFPKGVTFHGREEMDTLQRELREIPGCTVLIYDQACAAEKRRRRKRGLLEDPARRVFINHHVCEGCGDCSVQSNCLSVVPRETELGRKRKIDQSSCNKDMSCVSGFCPSFVTVEGGGLRKGQGVAADNAFWKRIAHLPSPAIAPLNAPYDLLVGGVGGTGVVTVGQLITMAAHLEGKGSSVLDFMGFAQKGGAVLSYVRLAAQPNELNQVRIEAGQADAVIACDMVVASSQKALNVLQPTTRIVANLAELATADYVLYRDADMQPSKRLNMLREAVGDERFASLDANRLAEQLLGDTVFSNMMMLGFAWQQGLVPLSEPALQRALELNGVAVEKNRQALAWGRLAAVEPDYLQQHLDTMPLSANATLDDVVVRNRRHLERYQNRAWAERYVTQVTKVREAETALNGGQSLSEAVAHQLYRLMAYKDEYEVARLYTQSDFLDEIKATFSGDYQLTFHLAPPLIGGRKDAQGRPVKRRFGPWMLKAMGALAKMRGLRNTTLDPFRFSADRKLDRALLADYEQLIDELVARLDGTNHATALALAKLPEEIRGFGPVREAAAEKANERRETLLKELREGRSKTIAVEAA, via the coding sequence ATGACAACCCCCTCGATCGCTGAGCAGGCTGGTTCTCTTACCCAGACTCTCGATATTGCACTTGATGATTATGAGCTGGCTGATCGCTATACCCGCGGAGAAGGCCGTGTCTTTCTAACCGGCACCCAGGCATTGGTGCGCATTGCCTTACGCCAAGCCGAGCTTGATCGCCGCGATGACCGCCACACGGCAGGACTCATCAGCGGCTATCGAGGCTCTCCATTGGGCGGTGTAGACCAAGAAATTTGGCGTGCGAAAGCCGCCATGGAAGAGCATCACATCGATTTTGTCCCTGCGATAAACGAAGACCTGGCCGCCACCATGATGCTGGGTTGCCAGCAAGTCGAGACAGACCCCGATAAGCAAGTAGATGGCGTGTTTGGCATGTGGTACGGCAAGGGGCCAGGCGTTGATCGCGCGGGCGATGCGTTAAAGCACGGTAATGCCTACGGTAGCTCGCCGACTGGCGGTGTGCTGGTGGTCGCGGGTGATGACCATGGCTGCGTGTCGTCCTCCATGCCACACCAGTCTGATGTCGCCTTCATGGCATGGTTTATGCCGGTGGTGAGTCCTGCTTCATTGGCGGAATATGAACGCTTTGGGCTATGGGGCTATGCCCTTTCACGCTTCTCGGGTTGCTGGGTGGGTTTTAAAGCCGTGTCTGAAACCGTAGAGAGTGGCGCATCGGTGGACGTGCCACCTTTGCCGGAATATGTAACGCCGGATTTCGAAATGCCGGAAGGCGGGCTGCACTATCGCTGGCCTGACCTGCCGGGGCCGCAGCTTGAGACCCGCCTTGAGCACAAGCTGGCCGCCGTTCAGGCGTTTGCCACGGCCAACCCGATTGATCAGTATTTATTTCGCCAAGAACAGGCGACGTTTGGGCTGGTGACCACAGGCAAGGGACACCTGGATTTACTTGAATCGCTGCGTTTATTGGGGCTGGATGAAGCGAAGCTGCGTGAATTGGGAGTAGAAATATACAAGGTCGGGATGGTGTGGCCGCTCCATCGCCCCGGCATCCTTGAGTTTATTCATGGCAAGCGTGAGGTGCTGGTCATTGAAGAGAAACGCGGCATCATCGAAAGCCAGCTGAAGGAGTACATGTCGGAGCCCGACCACCCTGGTGAGGTAATTGTTACCGGCAAGCAGGATGAAACTGGCAAGCCGCTGATTCCCTTTGTTGGAGAGCTGGGCCCGCGCCTCTTGGCAGGCTTCGTGGCAGAGCGTTTAGAGCGCTTTTTCAAGATTGATTTTAGCGACAAGCTGGCAACCGTTGATGCTTGCCAAGCCGGCGTTAAGGAGCTCGGCGGTGTACGCCGCATGCCGTATTTCTGCTCCGGTTGCCCACACAATAGCTCGACCAAGGTGCCTGAAGGCAGCAAAGCCCTGGCGGGGATCGGCTGTCATTTTATGGCTTCGTGGATGGATCGCAGCACCGAATCGTTAATTCAGATGGGTGGCGAAGGCGTTAACTGGGTGGGCAAGAGCCGCTTCACCGGCAATGGCCATATTTTCCAAAACTTAGGCGAAGGCACCTGGTTTCACTCTGGCTCAATGGCCGTGCGTCAGGCAGTGGCTGCCAACGTTAATATTACCTATAAAATTCTGTTCAACGACGCTGTCGCCATGACGGGCGGTCAACCTGTGGATGGGCAAATCAACGTGCCCATGATTGCCCGGCAATCGCTGGATGAAGGTGTTCGCAGGGTCATGGTGGTCAGTGACGAACCGGATAAGTACCGGGGGCATGAAAAGGAATTTCCTAAGGGGGTTACCTTCCACGGCCGTGAAGAGATGGATACGCTGCAGCGTGAACTGCGCGAAATCCCAGGCTGCACCGTATTGATTTATGACCAGGCATGCGCGGCTGAGAAACGCCGTCGGCGCAAGCGCGGTCTGTTGGAAGATCCAGCCCGCCGGGTGTTTATCAACCATCATGTTTGCGAAGGCTGTGGTGATTGTTCCGTACAGTCCAACTGTTTATCGGTGGTGCCTCGCGAGACCGAGCTAGGTCGCAAGCGCAAAATCGACCAGTCCTCCTGCAACAAGGATATGTCCTGCGTTAGTGGTTTTTGCCCCAGCTTTGTCACTGTGGAAGGTGGCGGGCTGCGTAAGGGGCAAGGCGTCGCGGCAGATAACGCCTTTTGGAAACGTATAGCGCATTTGCCTAGCCCTGCCATTGCCCCTTTGAATGCTCCTTATGACCTGCTGGTAGGGGGCGTCGGTGGCACGGGGGTGGTGACCGTCGGGCAACTGATCACCATGGCAGCCCACCTGGAAGGCAAGGGCAGCAGCGTGCTCGACTTTATGGGGTTTGCTCAAAAAGGCGGGGCGGTACTTAGCTATGTTCGCTTGGCAGCGCAGCCCAACGAGCTGAATCAGGTACGCATCGAAGCGGGGCAGGCCGATGCCGTCATTGCCTGTGACATGGTCGTGGCCAGTTCGCAGAAAGCGCTGAATGTGCTGCAGCCGACCACCCGTATCGTGGCGAATCTGGCCGAACTAGCCACGGCGGATTATGTGCTTTATCGCGATGCGGATATGCAGCCCAGCAAGCGCCTTAACATGTTGCGCGAAGCGGTGGGAGATGAACGCTTTGCTTCTCTGGATGCCAATCGCCTGGCTGAACAGCTGCTAGGGGATACCGTATTCTCCAATATGATGATGCTAGGCTTTGCCTGGCAGCAAGGGCTGGTGCCGCTGTCTGAACCGGCACTGCAGCGGGCTCTGGAGCTCAACGGCGTTGCAGTGGAAAAGAACCGTCAAGCACTTGCCTGGGGGCGCTTGGCAGCGGTGGAACCCGACTACCTTCAGCAGCACCTGGATACGATGCCACTGTCCGCGAATGCCACACTGGACGACGTGGTAGTGCGTAATCGTCGCCACCTGGAGCGCTATCAGAACCGTGCCTGGGCTGAGCGTTACGTTACTCAGGTAACGAAAGTGCGTGAAGCAGAAACAGCGCTAAACGGTGGTCAATCATTGAGTGAAGCCGTCGCCCATCAGCTCTATCGCTTGATGGCGTATAAAGATGAGTATGAAGTGGCGCGTCTTTACACCCAGAGCGATTTTCTGGATGAGATCAAAGCAACGTTCTCGGGCGATTACCAGTTAACCTTCCACTTGGCGCCGCCGCTTATAGGTGGTCGTAAGGATGCTCAGGGGCGTCCAGTGAAGCGCCGCTTCGGCCCCTGGATGCTGAAGGCAATGGGTGCGTTGGCAAAGATGCGCGGTTTGCGCAACACGACTCTCGATCCTTTCCGCTTCAGCGCCGACCGCAAACTTGATCGCGCCTTATTGGCTGATTACGAGCAGCTTATCGATGAGTTAGTGGCTCGTCTTGATGGCACTAATCACGCTACTGCCTTGGCGCTGGCTAAACTGCCGGAAGAGATTCGTGGCTTCGGGCCAGTCCGCGAAGCAGCTGCCGAGAAAGCCAACGAGCGCCGTGAGACGTTGCTGAAGGAGCTACGTGAAGGTCGCTCGAAGACCATCGCTGTCGAAGCTGCTTGA
- a CDS encoding LuxR C-terminal-related transcriptional regulator → MNETANTQLIEWGNLLPSVATCIEAVERDNFESQLLALLHQAVGIEQCMIFGYSISGDIDCLLAANYQLPRVADRLAQIYVSGLFRQDPNYLHLSQLASQPESTSTDALTTMQVEAMSPAYRSHLFAFPDLVDKVSLNIAAKEGAYYLNLYRGTQRGPFTSANLNCLNGLAPLLSSLIRRHYSNSPAQPEQLNSREAAVLASLSERERQLCLYLLRGHTLKTAATKLDIAFSTTETYRKRAYAKLGVTSKSGLVALCKAEV, encoded by the coding sequence ATGAACGAAACAGCTAACACCCAGCTAATCGAATGGGGAAACCTTCTGCCAAGCGTAGCGACATGCATAGAGGCTGTGGAAAGAGACAACTTCGAAAGCCAACTGCTCGCGTTACTGCATCAAGCCGTTGGTATCGAGCAATGTATGATCTTTGGCTACTCGATTAGCGGTGACATCGATTGTTTATTGGCCGCCAATTATCAACTCCCACGTGTTGCCGACCGTCTGGCTCAGATCTACGTTAGTGGCCTGTTTCGGCAGGATCCGAATTATCTGCATCTAAGCCAACTGGCAAGCCAGCCGGAAAGTACATCTACCGACGCATTGACCACCATGCAAGTAGAAGCCATGTCACCGGCGTATCGTAGTCACTTGTTTGCGTTTCCAGACCTGGTCGACAAAGTGTCACTCAACATTGCTGCAAAAGAGGGTGCTTATTATCTTAATCTCTACCGAGGCACCCAGAGAGGCCCCTTCACCTCAGCCAATCTGAATTGCTTAAATGGCTTAGCGCCACTGTTATCCAGTTTAATTCGCCGCCATTACAGCAACTCCCCCGCCCAGCCCGAGCAACTTAACTCTCGAGAAGCTGCTGTGCTGGCCTCGCTCTCCGAACGCGAGCGTCAGCTGTGCCTATATCTACTACGGGGCCACACGCTCAAAACGGCGGCGACTAAGCTCGATATCGCTTTTTCAACCACTGAAACCTACCGCAAGCGTGCCTACGCCAAGCTAGGCGTAACGTCTAAGTCAGGCTTAGTCGCGCTTTGCAAAGCCGAAGTTTAG
- a CDS encoding Lrp/AsnC family transcriptional regulator, whose translation MKEVTKEITLDRHDQRILTLLQQQGRITNNELAEQIGLSPAACWRRVKALEESGVIRRFAALVEPSLVGQPLSALVMVTLVRHHIDNTVEFENRILQYPEVLQCYATTGNADFVLRVVIEDMAAYDRFLNEKLFTLDGISQVSSNFVLRNIKEETAIPIR comes from the coding sequence ATGAAAGAAGTGACGAAAGAAATCACCTTAGACAGGCATGATCAGCGTATTCTTACCCTGCTTCAGCAGCAGGGTCGCATTACCAACAATGAGCTCGCCGAGCAGATCGGGCTATCCCCCGCCGCCTGCTGGCGACGCGTAAAGGCCTTGGAAGAGAGTGGCGTTATCCGCCGTTTTGCTGCATTGGTGGAACCCAGCCTCGTTGGCCAGCCACTATCGGCATTGGTGATGGTGACGCTGGTTCGCCACCACATCGACAACACCGTCGAGTTTGAAAATCGCATCCTGCAATACCCAGAAGTGCTGCAGTGCTATGCCACTACCGGCAACGCGGATTTCGTGCTGCGAGTGGTGATTGAAGACATGGCGGCTTACGACCGTTTTCTGAATGAGAAACTCTTCACCCTGGATGGTATTTCTCAGGTCAGCTCTAATTTCGTGCTACGTAATATCAAAGAAGAGACCGCTATCCCGATTCGTTGA